A genomic stretch from Candidatus Hydrogenedentota bacterium includes:
- a CDS encoding BrxA/BrxB family bacilliredoxin, with product MPPLYDPEAVRPMWEELAAVGIRPLTTPEEVDAVLGPDTKGTTLLVINSVCGCAAGGCRPGVMLALQNDLIPDHLVTVFAGVDREATQRAREFMPQIPPSSPNIVLFKDGKPTHALQRMHIERMTAVDIGNALRDIFNKECTRQGPSVAKEEYDKIDPVQQCGSSIPLYQGN from the coding sequence ATGCCACCCCTGTACGATCCCGAGGCCGTGCGGCCAATGTGGGAAGAACTGGCCGCCGTTGGGATTCGGCCGCTGACCACCCCCGAAGAGGTAGACGCGGTGCTCGGCCCGGACACGAAGGGTACGACCTTGCTCGTGATCAACTCCGTGTGCGGCTGCGCCGCGGGCGGCTGCAGGCCCGGCGTCATGCTGGCGCTGCAAAACGACCTCATCCCCGATCACCTCGTCACGGTGTTCGCCGGCGTCGACCGCGAGGCGACCCAGCGCGCCCGCGAATTCATGCCGCAGATTCCTCCGTCGTCGCCGAACATCGTATTGTTCAAAGACGGCAAGCCGACGCATGCGCTCCAGCGGATGCACATCGAACGCATGACGGCGGTCGATATCGGCAACGCCCTGCGCGACATCTTCAACAAGGAATGCACGCGCCAAGGCCCCAGCGTCGCCAAGGAAGAATACGACAAGATCGATCCGGTGCAGCAGTGCGGATCGAGCATCCCGCTGTATCAAGGGAATTAG
- a CDS encoding Gfo/Idh/MocA family oxidoreductase: MRHSLTRRRFVQTASSAAFAIASSRTALASDANSALQIGLLGCGGRGAWIGNLFQKHANARVVAVHDYFQDMADSAGGKLGVPADKRYVGLNGYKELLASGGVDAVAVISPPYFHPEHAIAALEAGKHVFLAKPIAVDVAGCNAIVEAADKAGGKLSILVDFQTRSNDLYKEAIAKVHSGAIGSPVCGQVFYHTGRLGLKAKPGTETARLRNWVFDKALSGDIIVEQNIHVIDVANWILNAHPIAAWGSGGRKARVDVGDCWDHFVVTFRYPGDVLIDFSSTQFNYGFDDLCDRIFCTEGTVETHYGGDVFIKSKRGGWPGGKTDRIYEEGAVCNIKAFCAAIASGQPLNNVRISAESNLAAILGRMAAYGQRTVTWDEMMASGDKLDARLALPENGPATPREMPA; the protein is encoded by the coding sequence ATGAGACACTCGCTCACTCGACGGCGCTTTGTCCAAACCGCATCGTCCGCGGCGTTCGCGATCGCGTCGTCGCGCACCGCGCTGGCCTCGGACGCGAATTCCGCGCTTCAGATCGGCTTGTTGGGGTGCGGCGGACGCGGCGCGTGGATTGGAAACCTGTTTCAAAAGCACGCGAACGCGCGCGTCGTGGCCGTACACGATTATTTTCAGGACATGGCGGATTCGGCCGGCGGCAAGCTGGGCGTGCCCGCCGACAAACGCTACGTCGGTCTCAACGGGTACAAGGAACTGCTCGCCTCCGGCGGCGTCGATGCCGTCGCGGTGATCAGTCCCCCCTACTTTCATCCCGAACACGCCATCGCGGCGCTCGAGGCCGGAAAGCACGTGTTTCTTGCTAAGCCCATCGCGGTCGATGTCGCGGGCTGCAATGCGATTGTGGAAGCCGCGGACAAGGCCGGCGGCAAACTGTCCATTCTCGTCGACTTTCAGACGCGCAGCAACGACCTGTACAAAGAAGCCATCGCGAAGGTCCACAGCGGTGCGATTGGCAGTCCGGTCTGCGGTCAGGTCTTCTACCACACCGGGCGGCTTGGCCTGAAAGCCAAGCCCGGTACCGAAACTGCCCGGCTTAGGAATTGGGTGTTCGACAAGGCGCTCTCGGGCGACATCATCGTCGAACAGAATATCCACGTTATCGACGTGGCGAACTGGATTCTGAACGCGCACCCCATCGCGGCCTGGGGTTCGGGTGGCCGCAAGGCCCGTGTGGATGTCGGCGATTGCTGGGACCACTTCGTCGTCACGTTCCGGTATCCCGGCGACGTGCTGATCGACTTCAGCTCGACCCAGTTTAACTACGGGTTCGACGACCTTTGCGACCGCATTTTCTGCACCGAAGGGACCGTCGAAACGCACTATGGCGGCGACGTTTTCATCAAAAGCAAACGCGGCGGCTGGCCCGGCGGAAAGACCGACCGCATTTACGAGGAAGGCGCCGTCTGCAACATCAAGGCGTTCTGCGCGGCCATCGCGTCCGGACAGCCCCTGAACAACGTTCGGATCAGCGCTGAAAGCAACCTGGCGGCAATTCTCGGCAGGATGGCGGCGTACGGGCAACGGACCGTCACCTGGGACGAAATGATGGCGTCCGGCGACAAACTTGACGCGAGGCTCGCTCTCCCGGAAAATGGCCCCGCCACGCCCCGCGAGATGCCCGCCTGA
- a CDS encoding RidA family protein: MERTLIPAGSRWEPIIGYSRAVKIGNEVHVSGTAPSGPDGKVVGPGDPYAQTKRCLEIIEGALAKAGAKMSDVYRTRMYLTDVSQWEAVGRAHGEYFGEVRPATTIVEVSKLIDPEMLVEIEADAYIQ; this comes from the coding sequence ATGGAACGTACGTTAATTCCGGCAGGGTCGAGGTGGGAGCCAATAATCGGCTATTCGCGCGCGGTGAAAATTGGCAACGAGGTGCACGTATCGGGCACGGCGCCGTCGGGCCCGGACGGCAAAGTGGTCGGCCCTGGCGATCCATATGCGCAGACGAAGCGGTGCCTCGAGATAATCGAGGGGGCGCTCGCCAAGGCCGGCGCCAAAATGAGCGACGTGTACCGGACGCGGATGTACCTGACGGACGTGTCGCAGTGGGAAGCCGTTGGCCGGGCGCACGGCGAGTATTTCGGCGAAGTGCGCCCCGCGACGACGATCGTGGAAGTGTCGAAACTGATCGATCCCGAAATGCTGGTCGAGATCGAGGCCGACGCCTACATACAGTAA
- a CDS encoding PHP domain-containing protein, producing MRYADLHLHTTYSDGTDTPERVVERAAELGIAGLAITDHDTVDGVPLARDAAQRTGIAFLTGTELSAKFDGGDIHVIGLGIDVASPPLCAALDRMRVARVTRTARMLERLAARGMSLELEDTAREGVVGRMHVARALHAAGHAKDVQQAFDKYLKPGKPGYVGQVKLACSEAIDLIHAAGGLAFLAHPGIGAPRRKLLALLEYPFDGIECYHSKHSPGQTDMFLQIARDRGLLVTGGSDCHGEAKGRAEMGRVRLPIECFERIASAVPPRRG from the coding sequence GTGCGTTACGCCGATCTGCATCTACACACCACCTATTCTGATGGCACGGATACGCCGGAACGCGTGGTGGAACGCGCGGCCGAACTCGGCATAGCCGGCCTGGCGATCACCGATCACGACACGGTCGACGGCGTCCCGTTGGCGCGCGACGCGGCGCAACGCACAGGCATCGCATTTCTCACCGGGACCGAATTGAGCGCGAAATTCGACGGCGGCGACATCCACGTGATCGGTCTCGGAATCGATGTTGCCTCTCCCCCGCTTTGCGCAGCGCTCGATCGAATGCGGGTGGCGCGCGTAACGCGGACGGCGCGCATGCTCGAACGGCTCGCGGCCCGGGGCATGTCGCTCGAGTTGGAAGACACCGCGCGCGAAGGCGTCGTCGGGCGGATGCACGTCGCGCGCGCGTTGCACGCCGCCGGGCACGCGAAGGACGTGCAGCAGGCGTTCGACAAATATCTCAAGCCGGGCAAGCCGGGTTACGTGGGCCAGGTGAAACTGGCCTGTTCCGAGGCGATCGATCTTATCCACGCAGCGGGCGGCCTCGCCTTTCTCGCGCATCCCGGAATCGGCGCGCCGCGTCGAAAACTTCTCGCACTGCTCGAATACCCGTTCGACGGAATCGAGTGTTATCACTCCAAGCATTCGCCCGGCCAGACGGATATGTTCCTGCAGATCGCTCGCGACCGCGGCCTCCTCGTGACGGGCGGTTCCGACTGCCACGGCGAAGCCAAGGGCCGCGCCGAGATGGGGCGCGTGCGCTTGCCAATCGAATGCTTCGAGCGAATCGCCTCCGCGGTCCCACCCCGAAGGGGATGA
- the nusB gene encoding transcription antitermination factor NusB codes for MSAISPKVRRSARERAMQFMFGLEFTGYPWQDSLESFWAANPSRPPVRQYADALIAGVMERRAELDAEIDTALDRWTPDRVGRIERNVLRVALFEMRHGNGVPANVAINEAIEVVRQFTTDESAAFVNAVLDRLKDK; via the coding sequence ATGAGCGCTATCAGTCCCAAGGTGCGCCGGTCCGCGCGCGAGCGCGCAATGCAGTTTATGTTCGGCTTGGAGTTCACGGGATACCCGTGGCAGGACTCGCTCGAATCTTTCTGGGCGGCAAACCCCTCGCGCCCGCCGGTGCGCCAATACGCGGACGCCCTGATCGCGGGCGTGATGGAGCGGCGCGCGGAGTTGGACGCGGAGATTGATACCGCGTTGGATCGATGGACGCCGGACCGCGTAGGGCGCATCGAGCGCAACGTGCTGCGCGTCGCGCTATTCGAGATGCGCCACGGCAACGGGGTGCCCGCGAACGTTGCGATCAACGAAGCGATCGAAGTCGTGCGCCAATTCACGACGGACGAGTCCGCGGCCTTCGTGAACGCGGTGCTCGATCGGTTGAAGGACAAGTGA
- a CDS encoding 6,7-dimethyl-8-ribityllumazine synthase, whose product MPTVIEGTLISKGKKFAIVVSRFNAFISEKLLEGALDGLKRHGVKDDEVTVVWAPGSHEIPVVAKKLAASKKYDAVVALGAVIRGATAHFDYVAGNASRGIAQASMDTGVPVIFGVLTTDTIEQAVERAGTKSGNKGFDAAMAAIEMANLMEQL is encoded by the coding sequence GTGCCAACGGTAATTGAAGGTACATTAATATCAAAAGGCAAGAAGTTCGCCATCGTCGTATCGCGCTTCAATGCCTTCATTTCCGAAAAGCTGCTTGAAGGCGCGCTGGATGGACTGAAGCGCCACGGCGTCAAGGACGACGAGGTTACCGTTGTTTGGGCACCGGGCTCCCACGAGATTCCCGTTGTGGCGAAGAAGCTTGCGGCATCGAAGAAGTACGACGCGGTGGTCGCGTTGGGTGCGGTGATTCGCGGCGCAACGGCGCATTTTGACTACGTGGCCGGCAACGCATCGAGAGGTATTGCACAGGCTTCAATGGATACTGGTGTGCCGGTGATTTTCGGTGTGCTGACGACGGACACGATCGAGCAGGCTGTCGAGCGTGCGGGGACGAAGTCCGGCAACAAAGGCTTCGACGCGGCGATGGCGGCGATCGAAATGGCGAACCTGATGGAGCAGTTGTGA
- a CDS encoding bifunctional 3,4-dihydroxy-2-butanone-4-phosphate synthase/GTP cyclohydrolase II, producing MRNESALCSVEDALDELRAGRMIILVDDEDRENEGDLVIAAEKISPQAVNFMITHGRGLVCLVLTPERIDFLGLEPVTKDNRSKFGTAFHTPIEAASGVTTGISAFDRAHTIHVAIDPASKPDDIVSPGHVHTLRARSGGAIVRAGQTEGSLDLARMAGLNPSAVICEVMRDDGTMARMPDLEMFAKKHGVKICSVERIIEYRRRHEKLVKRVAETSLPTDFGPFRLVAYETTVDDYHHVALVLGDITPADEVLVRVHSECLTGDVFGSLRCDCGRQLDEALRMIAAEGRGVLLYMRQEGRGIGLVNKIRAYELQDKGLDTVEANLHLGFRPDPRDYGIGAQILTDIGVHRMRLITNNPSKRVGLEAHGLEVTGRVPLIITPNEVNERYLKTKMEKLGHLLA from the coding sequence ATGAGAAACGAATCGGCATTGTGTTCGGTTGAAGACGCGCTCGACGAGTTGCGCGCGGGGCGCATGATCATTCTCGTCGACGACGAGGACCGGGAGAACGAGGGCGACCTTGTCATCGCTGCCGAGAAGATATCGCCGCAGGCGGTCAACTTTATGATCACGCACGGGCGCGGACTGGTGTGCCTCGTGCTCACGCCGGAGCGCATCGACTTCCTCGGTTTGGAACCCGTGACGAAGGACAACCGCTCGAAGTTCGGCACCGCGTTTCACACGCCTATCGAAGCCGCCAGTGGCGTAACCACGGGTATCAGCGCGTTTGACCGCGCGCATACGATCCACGTCGCCATCGACCCCGCGTCAAAACCCGACGATATCGTCTCGCCGGGACACGTACACACCTTGCGCGCCCGAAGCGGCGGCGCGATTGTGCGCGCGGGACAGACGGAGGGCTCGCTCGACCTCGCCCGGATGGCAGGGCTGAACCCGTCCGCGGTGATCTGCGAAGTCATGAGGGACGACGGCACCATGGCGCGCATGCCGGACCTCGAAATGTTCGCGAAGAAACACGGCGTCAAAATCTGTTCCGTCGAGCGCATCATCGAGTACCGGCGGCGTCACGAGAAGCTCGTGAAGCGCGTCGCGGAAACGTCACTGCCGACCGATTTCGGGCCGTTCCGCCTCGTCGCATATGAAACCACGGTGGACGACTACCATCACGTCGCGCTGGTGCTCGGCGATATCACGCCCGCGGACGAAGTGCTCGTGCGCGTCCACTCGGAGTGTCTCACCGGCGACGTGTTCGGGTCGCTGCGCTGCGACTGCGGCAGACAGCTCGACGAAGCGCTGCGCATGATCGCCGCGGAAGGCCGCGGAGTTCTGCTCTACATGCGCCAGGAAGGCCGCGGCATCGGACTCGTCAATAAGATTCGCGCGTACGAGTTACAGGACAAGGGCCTCGACACCGTCGAGGCAAACCTCCACCTCGGATTCCGCCCCGATCCCCGCGACTACGGAATCGGCGCGCAGATTCTAACCGATATCGGCGTCCACCGCATGCGATTGATCACGAACAATCCCAGCAAGCGAGTTGGTCTCGAAGCCCACGGCTTGGAAGTCACCGGGCGTGTGCCGTTAATTATCACACCGAATGAGGTCAATGAACGGTACTTGAAGACGAAGATGGAAAAGTTGGGCCATTTATTGGCCTAG
- a CDS encoding riboflavin synthase, whose translation MFTGIIEEVGAVSRRSGSDITILAKSVLEGAREGDSIAVNGTCLTVVSFNAESFVVQVSPETYKRTTLGNLKPGDAVNLERALAAGMRMGGHFVQGHVDGVGRVRSVKPQGEFSLWRFQAPTEVARYLVQKGSIAIDGISLTVVDPVGDEFDVAVIPATLQKTTLSSKRPGDPVNMEADMLAKHIFQFMKNMSGGGLTIDKLKRHGFA comes from the coding sequence ATGTTCACGGGAATCATAGAAGAGGTTGGCGCGGTATCGCGGCGTTCGGGATCGGACATTACGATTCTGGCGAAGTCCGTGCTCGAGGGCGCGCGCGAGGGCGACAGCATCGCCGTAAACGGCACGTGCCTAACGGTCGTGTCCTTCAACGCGGAGAGCTTCGTCGTGCAGGTGTCGCCGGAGACGTATAAGCGCACGACACTCGGCAATCTCAAGCCGGGCGACGCGGTGAATCTCGAACGCGCGCTTGCGGCGGGAATGCGCATGGGCGGGCACTTTGTGCAGGGACACGTCGACGGTGTCGGGCGCGTGCGTTCGGTGAAGCCGCAGGGCGAGTTCTCGCTGTGGCGATTTCAAGCGCCGACGGAAGTGGCGCGCTATCTTGTGCAGAAGGGTTCGATTGCGATCGATGGAATCAGCCTCACCGTGGTCGACCCCGTCGGCGACGAGTTCGACGTCGCCGTCATTCCCGCGACGCTGCAAAAGACGACGTTGAGCAGCAAGCGGCCCGGCGACCCGGTGAACATGGAAGCCGATATGCTGGCGAAACACATCTTTCAATTCATGAAGAACATGTCCGGCGGCGGCTTGACGATCGACAAACTCAAACGTCACGGATTCGCATAA